In one window of Posidoniimonas corsicana DNA:
- a CDS encoding isochorismatase family protein, whose amino-acid sequence MAATNGMLDPDDTVMLLIDHQSGLFNTVRDLPVPDLRNYVIALAKTATLLDIPVITTASVPDGPNGPLIPEVHEHAPHAQYVPRTGQINAWDNPPFVEAIEKTGRKTLVIAGTLTSVCMAFPAVSAVQAGYKAYCVVDASGNWSKMATDTTIARVAQAGAIPTDTFAMVAELMRSWNRPEGSRFAEIIAEHICPEYKCLIESFGKAQAVVKDGPETKMDKFQ is encoded by the coding sequence ATGGCGGCCACCAACGGAATGCTTGACCCGGACGACACAGTGATGCTGCTGATCGACCATCAGAGCGGGCTGTTCAACACGGTGCGGGACCTGCCGGTCCCCGACCTGCGCAACTACGTGATCGCGCTGGCCAAGACCGCGACCCTGCTCGACATCCCCGTGATCACCACCGCGTCGGTCCCGGACGGGCCCAATGGCCCGCTGATCCCGGAGGTGCACGAGCACGCGCCGCACGCGCAGTACGTGCCGCGCACGGGGCAGATCAACGCCTGGGACAACCCGCCGTTTGTCGAAGCCATCGAGAAGACGGGACGCAAGACGCTGGTCATCGCTGGGACGCTGACCAGTGTCTGCATGGCGTTCCCGGCCGTCAGCGCCGTGCAGGCCGGCTACAAGGCCTACTGCGTCGTGGACGCCTCGGGCAACTGGAGCAAGATGGCGACCGACACCACCATCGCCCGCGTCGCGCAGGCCGGAGCGATTCCGACCGACACCTTCGCGATGGTGGCCGAGCTGATGCGCTCCTGGAACCGGCCGGAAGGGTCGCGGTTCGCCGAGATCATCGCCGAGCACATCTGCCCGGAGTACAAGTGCCTGATCGAGAGCTTCGGCAAGGCCCAGGCGGTTGTGAAGGACGGGCCCGAGACGAAGATGGACAAGTTCCAGTAG
- a CDS encoding winged helix-turn-helix transcriptional regulator, giving the protein METTLGVIGGQWKVLVIHFLLDGPRRFGELSRLLGSISARTLSKQLRELEADEVVSRKDYQEILPRVEYSLTPLGESLKPVLQAMEAWGASVEKKSENRRRRG; this is encoded by the coding sequence GTGGAAACTACTCTCGGCGTCATCGGCGGCCAGTGGAAGGTGCTGGTCATCCACTTCCTCCTCGATGGGCCCCGACGCTTCGGCGAACTCTCACGCCTCCTGGGTAGCATCTCCGCCAGGACGCTTTCGAAACAGCTGCGTGAGCTGGAAGCCGATGAAGTCGTAAGCCGGAAGGACTACCAAGAAATCCTACCGCGTGTAGAGTACTCGCTTACCCCTCTGGGCGAGTCCCTCAAACCGGTGCTCCAAGCGATGGAAGCGTGGGGCGCATCGGTCGAGAAGAAGAGCGAGAACCGGCGGCGTAGGGGCTGA
- a CDS encoding NADPH-dependent FMN reductase: MAKLIAFAGSARRESLNRRLVHAAAAMATAHGATVTLIELRDFPMPLYNGDIEESDGAPDSAARLYDLMKGQDGLLLACPEYNSSITPLLKNTIDWVSRPREGDPPLAAFTGKTAGLLSASPGQLGGMRGLVHVRSILGSIGLHVVPEQASVPRAHEAFDESGALRDSGVAGRVERVVKQLAETASRLSAS, translated from the coding sequence GTGGCCAAACTAATCGCATTCGCCGGGAGCGCCCGGCGGGAGTCGCTCAACCGCCGGCTCGTCCACGCGGCGGCCGCTATGGCGACCGCCCACGGCGCCACGGTGACGCTGATCGAGCTGCGCGACTTCCCGATGCCCCTCTACAACGGCGACATCGAGGAGTCGGACGGAGCGCCGGACAGCGCCGCGCGGCTCTACGACCTCATGAAGGGGCAAGACGGCCTGCTGCTCGCCTGCCCGGAATACAACAGCTCGATCACGCCGCTGCTGAAGAACACGATCGATTGGGTCTCCCGGCCAAGGGAGGGCGATCCGCCGCTGGCGGCCTTCACCGGCAAGACGGCCGGTTTGCTGAGCGCCTCTCCCGGGCAGCTGGGCGGCATGCGGGGACTGGTCCACGTGCGGTCGATCCTTGGCAGCATCGGCTTGCACGTCGTTCCGGAGCAGGCGTCGGTCCCCCGCGCCCACGAGGCGTTCGACGAGTCCGGCGCGCTCCGCGACAGCGGGGTCGCGGGGCGGGTCGAGCGGGTCGTGAAGCAGCTGGCCGAAACGGCCAGCAGGCTGTCAGCGTCCTAA
- the cls gene encoding cardiolipin synthase has product MHFTIGVLVHGAIVLVLIVRVLLRPHREPASRVAWIAVIASVPVAGMIAYLLFGETSIGRRRIDELRRILRGMLPYDASRLEEFKNAVPARRQSLFRVATSISGFEPVGGNTARLMEDSNATIEQMVADIDNADQHVHLLFYIWLADNNGLKVVDAVKRAAQRGVTCRVMADNLGSRAMISSPDWTGMQQAGVKTGVALKIGNPLIRPLIGRIDLRNHRKIAVIDGRVTYCGSQNCADPEFRVKAKYAPWVDCVMRFEGPIALQNQRLFAADWAAATGENIDALLAHAPEPSPGGFYAQAVGTGPTVRYSAMPETFESMFYAARERLIVTTPYYVPDESLERALCSAAYRGVDTTLIVPARNDSWIVACASRSYYEELLSAGVKLFEFNGGLLHAKTLTVDGEVTLIGSANMDRRSFELNYENNILFYDPQLTGQLIERQEQYRANSRQVTLSEVEGWSMPRRLANNALAMVAPIL; this is encoded by the coding sequence ATGCATTTCACAATTGGGGTTTTGGTGCACGGCGCCATCGTGTTGGTGCTGATTGTCCGCGTGCTGCTGCGGCCGCACCGCGAACCGGCGTCACGGGTGGCCTGGATCGCCGTGATCGCGTCGGTCCCGGTCGCCGGCATGATCGCCTACCTGCTGTTCGGCGAGACCAGCATCGGCAGGCGCAGGATCGACGAGCTCCGCCGCATCCTCCGCGGAATGCTGCCGTACGACGCGTCGCGGTTGGAGGAATTCAAGAACGCGGTGCCCGCACGGCGCCAGTCGCTGTTCCGCGTGGCGACCTCCATCAGTGGCTTCGAGCCGGTGGGCGGCAACACGGCCCGGCTGATGGAAGACTCCAACGCCACGATCGAGCAGATGGTCGCCGATATCGACAACGCCGACCAGCACGTCCACCTGCTGTTCTACATCTGGCTCGCCGACAACAACGGCCTCAAGGTGGTCGACGCGGTCAAGCGGGCCGCTCAGCGTGGCGTGACCTGCCGCGTGATGGCCGACAACCTGGGCTCCCGCGCGATGATCTCGTCGCCCGACTGGACCGGCATGCAGCAGGCCGGCGTGAAAACAGGCGTAGCGCTCAAGATTGGCAACCCACTGATCCGCCCGCTCATCGGCCGCATCGACCTGCGCAACCACCGCAAGATCGCAGTCATCGACGGCCGCGTCACCTACTGCGGCAGCCAGAACTGCGCCGACCCCGAGTTCCGCGTGAAGGCCAAGTACGCGCCGTGGGTCGACTGCGTTATGCGGTTCGAAGGGCCGATCGCGCTGCAGAACCAGCGGCTGTTCGCCGCGGACTGGGCCGCCGCCACGGGCGAGAACATCGACGCTCTCCTCGCCCACGCGCCCGAGCCCTCGCCCGGCGGGTTCTACGCCCAGGCGGTGGGCACCGGTCCGACGGTCCGCTACTCAGCAATGCCCGAGACCTTTGAGTCGATGTTCTATGCGGCCCGCGAGCGGCTGATCGTGACCACGCCGTACTACGTTCCGGACGAGTCGCTCGAACGCGCCCTGTGCTCAGCCGCCTACCGCGGCGTCGACACCACGCTGATCGTGCCGGCCCGCAACGACTCGTGGATCGTGGCGTGCGCGAGCCGCAGCTATTACGAGGAGCTGCTGTCGGCGGGCGTGAAGCTCTTTGAGTTCAACGGCGGCCTGCTCCACGCCAAGACGCTGACCGTGGACGGTGAGGTCACGCTGATCGGATCGGCGAACATGGACCGCCGCAGCTTCGAGCTGAACTACGAGAACAACATCCTGTTCTACGACCCGCAGCTCACCGGGCAGCTCATCGAGCGGCAGGAGCAATACCGCGCCAACTCGCGTCAGGTGACCTTGAGCGAGGTGGAGGGCTGGTCGATGCCCCGCCGGCTGGCGAACAACGCGCTGGCAATGGTCGCCCCTATTTTGTGA